In Malus sylvestris chromosome 2, drMalSylv7.2, whole genome shotgun sequence, the genomic stretch AAATATGTATCATTCTTGGTTCTTTTGGCTAACTACGTTTACTCATTCTCAAACGTATTGTTCtatcataaaatatcaaaaattgtCCCTTGAAAGTGACTCGAGTGCCCGAAATGTGACATTTTTCTACCGACATTTGGATGAAATCCAAAAACCTAATGATAGGCCACCTATCCCACGTTATGTTAGCATTGCTTCGTACTTGTAAATGAGGAGTTTTGGGTTCAACTCTTCTATCTGGCGAGTTTGATACCAACTTATGGCGGGTTCATTGTGAAGACGGAGACCTGGCCCTGCTCTTCATCCCCAGTAAAATTGGCCTATTTTGAAAAGTTAATAATCCAAAGAAGGCAGTACCAAATTGACAATTCGTAAAAGTTCAGGGGGCTAAACGGTAGTGGATCAAATGGATATTTCATTTCATCTTGATACTTGTACAATATCACTTTAATATAAAAAGGTTGTATACTAGGAGTCTGTTTGTCAACCATTTCGTTTTTTAGGTACAAAAGATGTTACATACCATGTGACATTACACGAAACATCCATACTTGAGTACCAAACCAAATTCAGTCTCTGTGGAAGGCACGAACTTGTAGACCTCCCTTAATGTGAAGATTAATCATCGTCCTGTACGTGACAACTGCGTTCTCATCGCTCAATTTGAACACGAAACAGCTTAAAAAAACAGCCGAGAAGATCTTCAACTGCCTGTAAGCAAACTCCTTTCCGAGACACATTCGCGGTCCGGCCTGTCAACCATCATATTATGCAAAGAAGTTAGAGGGATTTAGACATTTCCTGGATGAAGGTTAGtttcaaaagaatttttttaaaacctgaaaGGCGGTGAACTTAAAGGGGCTCTCCGGCTGGAATACTCCGTTCTCGTTGAGCCATCTCTCTGGTCTGAACTCTTCTGCATCGTCTCCCCATATGAATTTCATCCTCCCCATTGCATATGGTTGATATGATACCATATCTCCTTTCCTCACACTGTATCCATCTGGGAGAGTATCATCTGAAAAGCATATCTTTGCGTCCTGCAACCAAGGCGTAATAAGAACAAAACCCGAGGATTATTTACAGAGTTAGGCCTTTCATCTGTGAACTCTATATCTATGGGCGGAGATGGAAACGAAATTTATGATACTTCTGATTGAGTGAAGACAACTATGTGGTAGTGATGATTCGCAGATGATTTTCGTTACCACTGGAACTGCAGGATAGATTCGGAGAGTTTCAGTGATTGCAGCATGGAGATAGTGCATCTTTTCGAGAACATCTTCGCTCAGACTGTCTGCAAACTCGGAAAAGCTTGTGATCCTTTTCATGCCAGTTACTTGCTTCACTTCATGTACAATTTTTTCTTGTACAGAAGGATGCTTGCACAGAAGGTAAATGAACCACGCCAGTGTGGTTGCTGTTGTGTCTTTACCGGCAATAATGAAATTGAGGATTATATCCCGTAAGTATACGGGATTAGTCTCGGACGCTTGCAAGAACCTTGACAAAATATCTTCTCTGTCCACCTGCATCGAgcgtaaacaaaaaaaaaaaaaattgtatcatGTTTGATGGCTCTAAACCGAATAAGAAACAGAAACTTACAGCTATTGTCACTCACAGTCACAGAACTGTTATCATTTTTCTGCATTTGCTCAATTTTTGTATGGATTAGCTTAAACACAAACTCATCGatgattttgatattttttcgTAATGCAGCTTCCGATCCCAAATTCAGAAACTTCTTGATCCTCCAGAAGACATCTACGTAACGCCAGAGGGACAATGCACTTGAATTATCAAAAGCATCACCAAAACTCCTGCCTTCTTGACTGGATCCACACATGTTGTCTAATTCAGTACCAAATGCTACTTTGAAGATCGAATCCAACGTTGACTTCATAAACATATCCTACATTAATGACATAGCTAGTTGATTAGGATAATCAAATTGGCTTGGTTTCTTTTTGAACAACTGAACTTTGCAAACTCACTTGAATATCAATTGTCTGGCTGGCAGTTGCGATCTCCGACAGTTTATCTGCAACTTTTGCTGCATTTTTTTGGAAGACTGCACTGCTGAACTCCCTCAACATCCTTGTTGAGAACTCATGGCTTGATATCTTCCTCTGTTGGCGCCACTTATCACCATCAACCGTAAAAATTCCATCACCCAGAAGATCCTTCAGCAGATTGTAGTTATACCACCCCTGCTCAAAGTTTCAGGGAACAAGTTAGAGCCTCCCTTGTTGCTTAATGCCAACAATTAATTTAGTTTCTGATTTATCCAACATCAATAGTCCTAGCAATAAACTTGGCAATAAACTTCAAATTGACCATAAtttccttctttattttttcaaaaaggtTTGTTTTGTGCCTAGaactggattggattggataatTCATTAGATTCTAAAGGAACAAATAACGAAATTTTGTCCAAGTTTAAGGTAGAAAATGAATTGCTTGTTAAGGAAACTAATCCCTTCCAATCCCCACAAAGTGGTAGGATGTCAACACCCCTATAACTTATACCTTTTAATCCCCACAATGAAAAATCATTCCCCTCTACATTCATGTCTTACTTGGAACGTACTTTGAATCTTATGAGTTGTCCAATCCAATCCAGTACTAAACACCAAACAAGCCCTATATGTCTCCTCTAATGGAAGGTAGAACCTGTCTTGAAGGGTAGCTAAATCAGACAAAGGAAAGGGAAGGAACTTAAATGCCGCATCTGTTTCAAATGGAGAATTGAATGGCTTAGAAAGTAAAAAAGGACCTCGCAGAATCATCACAACTCTTTcattaaaatgagattttggtgaaatttaaTTGCAACCCGTTAAAACTATAAACATCTTCTAACAAGCAGACTCGGCGTAGCTAACGAAAGTATAAATCTACAGTCACACAGGTTTTTTGGGCAATTAACTGCGCAGATATTGGAGAGATATATACATACCTTGCCATAATTATCAAAGTTGGTTTTGAGAATGTACTCAACATTTTTTGGATTGGAGGTGTAAACCTCATTCCTGAAGGGCCCAATCAGCCTGTAGGTCTTGTACTTGGCAGCAAGATCAGTCATGTAGTCATGCAACCTGTTGAAGTTGAGCAGCTGGTGAAGGATTGTGCCAGCAACTGGTGGATACTTCCTCTTTCTCTTGGTCAGTTTCCAAGCTAGGATTTGGGCAGTGAAGATGGATAACAACAAAACCAGAGATGTGAAGAGGAATGGGTTTGACAGAAAGTCCATGGCTTGGCTGGTGATGCGTGGTGTGGTAGTTTgtacttgagagagagagagagagagagagagagagtattttATTGATGGTGGAGGTTGCGGGAAGGAAAGGGCGCGTGGAGATCGGTCACAAAGTCTAAAGGAGTTCTTATTTAATAAGCAAATTGATGTGATGCGATCATGTGATGCATATGTAATTCTAACGTCTTTCTGTCCTCATGTGTCGTTTGCGTTAATATcaaaattttatggatacaCTTACACTCTCGTTTCATGACGTTTTATGACATTCCATGCAAATAATATAACATCATGTAAAGAGACTTGAGAAATTTATATATGATATTATATTATTAGTTTAGAATGCTACGATAATTGTGTACCTCTTGTTTGAGCCTGAAATAATAATTTGGGCCGAAAATGGTTAACCCGAGTTGAAAAGTCACAATCCTTAGCCCATTAGTAATCCCGCAAGCTAGTAGGCTTTTAGCCCAAGAAAGGGTTGATTCAACCGAGTTATCGTGCAAGTGGAATTGTGTGGCTCGATCAAGTCTTAAGTAAACTAAAAAATTTCCAAGGATCAGAATGACCTCTGATTAGGTGCGAATCATTCTAAGGATTAAAATTCATTCTTGATTAGATAAGAATGATTAATTGCATAAAGGAGTCAAGTTCAGAATCTCAGTTGGAATCAAAGAGGTcgaaattggatgaatatgaAGTTTTGGCTAAGAAGGGaattaaaaagataaaaagagaACATTCAGGTAAATGTCAAGTAAACACAGTCCCATCAGGGCTTACCTCGGCATGCTTGTTCGTCGTGAAAAACATCCCTATAAACAGAAGAGGTTTGGCAACTTGAAATGCTCCTTTAACTCAACAAACAATTCAGACACCCTATGCAATAACGCTCACTCTACGTGAAACCCTTCTTAAACCTATGAGAAAAATACCATCCTAACCCTCCCGTCAagacatctttagtttggataagtaaACAACACTGTGTTGACACTCGACAACACTGTCGGTTTGAATAAGTAAACAACAATATAGTCGTAGAATCAAGCAGCATAGGAGCGCATTCACTTTGGAAAAATAAACAGCACTGCTTCTAGGTTGGTTGGTTATATATCTAAGTCTCGGCGGGCAAAGAGTTTCTATTTCTTTATCTTAAAAAAGTCACTCCATTAGCTTCTTGGTGAAGTGAGGCATTACCAAGTATTTCGtgttcggcacattgaaagccaaaCCATTTATTGAACTTCACAATGATCTAGCAACCTTATCTTCAAGTTTCAGAACCTAAGGCCAAGACGCATTCCTTCTTCGGTTGTAAACGCTCAAGTGCAGAAGTGAGCAGTGCATTCGACATCACCACCACATCTATTCTACTTGCCCGACCAAGAGTAGTTGCGATTTGGCATGCCCGCATGAAAGACATAGTTGGCTTATAGTTACTCGGCATGCGTGCACGTAGTAGGCATTGTAATTTTTAGGGCCAACATTTTGGCACACCGTGTAAGACCAGTGCTAAGATAACTACAAAGAACCTGACCATTGAAACTTGCTCTATCAAGAAGAAAACAACGATGAGAAAATCATCTGTAAATCAGGCACCTACAAATCAGGCGCTTGCAAACTAAACAATTGTGTTTCCTGGTGTATAACTTGCACAAGATCATCATGTTGCCGTCACACCAAAGCCTATGGCGCGCCGAGAGGTAGAAATAACTTTCAGGCTGTCAGAAGTGACCAACTATGTTTATTAAAAAGAGAACGAGATCCATCAATTCTGAACCTCAGGAAGGTATAGTCGAAAAGGTAGATGAAGAAGACAATGAAGCTTCAGACATACCTCTTAGATTTTTCTTTCTACATAGACTCGTCGAACATACCAAACATTTAGAGAACACTTTGGCGCGTGAGCTTGGCCGACTTAACCTCAAGCAGAATACAGATAATCATTACCACGAGGGGATACAACCATCCCATAAGGAAAAGAATTGTCTATTAACAACATTATCTactaaaattctgcaatataGGCTGGATACCACTGTTGAAAGACATGGGGCGAGCGTAGTACCACCTAAAAAGAAAGTATCTCTTAGTGAAAACAGAACCTTACATACACAACAGCTTAAGGCCAGTACAAGTGAAAATAGAGTCAGTTAGAAGTTTCCTTATGTGCTATCACCTTTGAATGGCATGGCTAGGATGGAAAAAAGAGGAGACGTGACAATTAACATAGAGGAAATTCAACGGATGATTGATTCGGCCGTGAACCCGATTTTAGTTTGTTCCCTGGCGAATCAAGTTTGTCCTTCCTGGAACACATTGCTCGATTCATAGCCAGTGTGGAGATGCCAACCATGACTTCCACAAGTTATGACTACTCAATTTCTCTTTGACTTCAGTCACATTTTCGTGGTATATTAACTTGTTGTCAAACTCATTGCAAACTTGGGACGACTTGGTTAGAAAATTCCATGAGCAATTTTGTAGGGTTGGAATAGAAGTGTCAGTGTCATCCTTGGCAAGAGTGGCTCATGCACAGATTATTTGCTTGCCGAGTACCTTTATCACTTTCGACCATCTCTAActcttgggctaaaagctaaattttttagcccagaaacaactTTTCTGTTTCAACCcttttagcctaaaattttagcttgGGATTATTAGAATAaacttaggctattttttttcttaaattaactttaaaaaaaaaattatgtaggcTATCGtacatttattttatgaacattttaatctaaaaatatttaaattccgataaatactgaaaaatcactaaatcgataCATGAAACTTATGAAACACTatggaagaatatgaaaatcatgatagagatgtataaacacaaaatacataaaacacacacacataacacATGTGAAGCACATACAAAACATATGTGAAGCACATACACATATGAAGGACATAcaaaactttcaactttcaccaatcgTTCAACTTTCActaaactttcaactttcaccaatcgttcaactttcaccaaactTT encodes the following:
- the LOC126597904 gene encoding cytochrome P450 704C1-like, whose product is MDFLSNPFLFTSLVLLLSIFTAQILAWKLTKRKRKYPPVAGTILHQLLNFNRLHDYMTDLAAKYKTYRLIGPFRNEVYTSNPKNVEYILKTNFDNYGKGWYNYNLLKDLLGDGIFTVDGDKWRQQRKISSHEFSTRMLREFSSAVFQKNAAKVADKLSEIATASQTIDIQDMFMKSTLDSIFKVAFGTELDNMCGSSQEGRSFGDAFDNSSALSLWRYVDVFWRIKKFLNLGSEAALRKNIKIIDEFVFKLIHTKIEQMQKNDNSSVTVDREDILSRFLQASETNPVYLRDIILNFIIAGKDTTATTLAWFIYLLCKHPSVQEKIVHEVKQVTGMKRITSFSEFADSLSEDVLEKMHYLHAAITETLRIYPAVPVDAKICFSDDTLPDGYSVRKGDMVSYQPYAMGRMKFIWGDDAEEFRPERWLNENGVFQPESPFKFTAFQAGPRMCLGKEFAYRQLKIFSAVFLSCFVFKLSDENAVVTYRTMINLHIKGGLQVRAFHRD